The following are encoded in a window of Alkalibacter saccharofermentans DSM 14828 genomic DNA:
- a CDS encoding encapsulin-associated ferritin-like protein translates to MSQYHEPFETLDDKTRDISRAINSLKEELEAVDWYNQRVQGTNDPELKGIMAHNRDEEIEHACMTIEWLRRNMDKWDEELRTYLFAEGSVLEAEGNQDSVEVKKSSGINIGDLK, encoded by the coding sequence ATGTCACAATATCATGAACCATTTGAGACTCTAGATGATAAGACTAGGGACATTTCCCGGGCAATCAACAGCTTGAAAGAAGAGCTAGAGGCCGTCGATTGGTACAATCAAAGAGTTCAAGGGACAAATGACCCTGAATTAAAAGGAATTATGGCACATAACCGAGATGAAGAAATCGAGCATGCCTGCATGACGATTGAGTGGCTGAGAAGAAATATGGATAAATGGGACGAAGAGCTAAGAACTTATCTTTTTGCAGAAGGCTCTGTATTGGAAGCCGAGGGAAATCAAGATTCTGTAGAAGTCAAAAAATCGTCAGGCATTAATATTGGAGACTTAAAATAA
- a CDS encoding phosphatase PAP2 family protein, whose amino-acid sequence MIDLIRNVDMRFLMWIDSIDFSSLWDYVFYFITTLGNKGFIWIAISMILMAIPKYRKTGIALFFSLILITVIGEFGLKPLIGRSRPFQVHSYFELNMVHASGYSLPSGHTSSSFAAAIVLANRFKNQRLLIWSSAILMGFSRIYFFVHYPSDILLGALLGVASGIVANRLVKIKRQGSGFINNLNQF is encoded by the coding sequence ATGATAGATTTAATAAGAAACGTGGATATGCGTTTTTTAATGTGGATTGACAGCATTGATTTCAGTTCCTTATGGGATTATGTTTTTTACTTTATAACTACACTTGGAAACAAGGGCTTCATCTGGATAGCTATATCCATGATTTTAATGGCCATTCCAAAATACAGAAAAACAGGCATAGCCCTCTTTTTTTCATTGATCCTGATAACGGTGATAGGAGAGTTTGGTTTAAAGCCCTTAATTGGAAGGTCGAGACCTTTTCAAGTCCATTCTTACTTTGAGCTTAACATGGTTCATGCATCAGGCTATTCACTACCATCTGGACACACATCCTCGTCATTTGCAGCCGCAATAGTTTTGGCCAATAGGTTTAAAAATCAGCGTCTATTAATTTGGTCATCGGCGATTCTGATGGGATTTTCTCGCATTTACTTTTTTGTTCACTACCCTTCAGATATTTTATTGGGTGCCCTTCTCGGGGTGGCTTCTGGAATTGTCGCGAATCGATTAGTGAAGATAAAAAGGCAGGGGAGTGGGTTTATTAACAATTTAAATCAGTTTTAA
- a CDS encoding Ldh family oxidoreductase yields METRPYVSWELIGDFMTCAFEKLGVPKDEAMICSDVLMESDKRGIESHGCNRFKPIYVDRINAGIQNPVTKFEILKETPTTAVVDGHDGMGMVIGYKAMEMAIKKAKKYGMGMVAVRNSTHYGIAGYYSTMATKEGMIGITGTNARPSIAPTFGVENMMGTNPLTFGLPTDEPFPFVLDCATSITQRGKIEYYARIGKETPAGMVIGRDGSAMTDSEQILKDLVTEDAALAPLGGIGEELGGYKGYGYAAVVEILSAALQAGSYMKMLTGLGSHGEKVPYHLGHFFIAIDTEAFLGAESFKKTAGDILRELRASQVAPGEERIYTAGEKEYLSWLERKDKGVPVGEDVQKELIEVRDALGLDHKFPFEN; encoded by the coding sequence GTGGAAACAAGACCATATGTCAGCTGGGAGCTGATTGGAGATTTCATGACCTGCGCATTTGAAAAACTAGGGGTTCCTAAAGATGAAGCTATGATTTGTTCAGATGTATTGATGGAAAGCGATAAAAGAGGAATTGAAAGCCACGGGTGCAACAGATTTAAGCCAATATACGTCGACAGGATTAATGCAGGCATACAAAACCCTGTGACAAAATTTGAAATACTTAAAGAAACACCTACCACGGCTGTAGTCGATGGACATGACGGCATGGGAATGGTAATCGGTTATAAAGCAATGGAAATGGCAATAAAAAAAGCTAAGAAATACGGGATGGGAATGGTAGCTGTTCGAAATTCAACCCATTACGGAATAGCTGGTTATTACAGCACGATGGCTACAAAAGAAGGTATGATCGGCATAACAGGGACAAATGCCAGACCATCGATAGCACCTACCTTTGGTGTGGAAAATATGATGGGCACCAACCCACTGACCTTTGGGCTTCCTACGGATGAACCTTTTCCCTTCGTTCTTGACTGCGCAACGAGCATTACTCAAAGGGGAAAGATAGAGTACTATGCTAGAATCGGAAAAGAAACCCCGGCAGGCATGGTTATTGGAAGAGATGGTTCAGCTATGACTGACAGCGAGCAGATACTAAAAGACCTGGTGACGGAAGATGCGGCCTTAGCGCCATTGGGAGGAATAGGCGAGGAACTTGGAGGATACAAGGGGTACGGATATGCGGCTGTGGTAGAGATATTATCTGCAGCCCTTCAGGCCGGAAGCTACATGAAGATGCTCACTGGCCTCGGCTCCCACGGGGAAAAAGTGCCATACCATTTGGGCCACTTTTTTATAGCGATAGATACTGAAGCATTTTTGGGTGCAGAGAGCTTTAAAAAGACTGCGGGAGATATTTTAAGAGAACTTAGAGCGTCCCAAGTGGCTCCTGGAGAAGAAAGGATTTACACTGCTGGAGAAAAGGAATACCTATCCTGGCTGGAAAGAAAAGATAAGGGTGTTCCGGTAGGAGAAGATGTTCAAAAGGAGCTTATAGAGGTTAGAGATGCTTTGGGTCTTGACCACAAGTTTCCGTTTGAGAACTAA
- a CDS encoding cold-shock protein — protein sequence MSGTVKWFNSDKGFGFITGDDGNDVFAHYSQIQSDGFKTLEEGQKVTFDIVQGPKGPQAENIVVVK from the coding sequence ATGAGCGGTACAGTAAAATGGTTTAATTCAGACAAAGGATTTGGTTTTATTACAGGAGATGACGGAAACGACGTTTTCGCACACTATTCTCAAATCCAATCAGACGGATTCAAAACTTTGGAAGAAGGTCAAAAAGTTACTTTTGACATCGTTCAAGGTCCTAAAGGTCCTCAAGCAGAAAATATTGTAGTTGTAAAATAA